The Thermodesulfovibrionales bacterium nucleotide sequence GATGGAAGCTGTCTACAAAGGACATAGTGAGACGGTAAGGTTGCTTATAGAAAAGAGGGCTGACGTGAATGCCAGGAGTGATGGCGGACTCACATCCCTCATGATAGCCTCGGCGGTCGGAAGAGCCGACATCGCGGAGGCCCTGCGAAAAGCCGGCGCTCGCGAATAAAAAAAGAGACAGCCGATTATAGCTGACTCTTGATCCGTTATGGTAGGCGGAACAGGGATCGAACCTGTGGCCCCAGCCTTGTAAGGGCTGTGCTCTCCCAGCTGAGCTATCCGCCCAAAAGATTCTCTATTAAACAATAGGAGAAACTAGTTTGTCAATTACTCATCGACGGAAAAGGAAAGCGCTTTCGGACAGGAACGCGCCGTGATGGCGCGCACTGTTGAGATGAGAGCCATTTCTATATATAATCTAAGCAATCAACGTGCAAGGAGATCCATATGGTAACGGGGAAACCGCTCTTCTCGACAGATCAGATTCAGCAGAGGGTAAGAGAACTGGCAGAGAGTATTTCGAAAGACTATGAAGGAAAAGACCTCCTGGCGGTCGGAATCCTGAGAGGAGCCTTCATGTTCCATTCGGACCTCGTGAGGTCGATAAAGATCCCGCTCACCATCGATTTCCTTGTCACGGAAAGTTATGCGAAGGCGGAAACCACGGGAGAGGTGAAGGTGTACTACGACGTCCGTGAGGACATCACGGACAAGGATGTCCTCCTCGTAGAGGACATTGTTGATTCGGGTATCACCCTCAGTCGTGTGCGCGAGCGAATGCTGTCACGGAAACCGAGGAGCCTCAAGACATGCGTATTTCTCGACAAGCGGGAACGGAGAGAGATCGATGTGCCTCTCGATTATGTGGGCTTTACCATACCGAACGAGTTCGTTGTCGGTTATGGCCTCGATTATGACAACAGGTTCAGGAACCTTCCCTATATAGCGGTATTCAGAAAGTCAGTCTGAAGAGGCAGCGGGGCGGGATGGAGGCCGAAATGTTTCGTGCCCACTCTATCGCTTTCACCAAATGCCATGGATCAGGAGCACGGAAAGGAGAGCTATGTTCGAACTTATGGTTGAATCCACATTCGCTGCAGCCCACCAGTTAAGGGGGTACCAGGGAAAGTGTGAAAACTTTCATGGTCATAACTGGAAAGTGCAGGTGCATGTCTCGGCGGAGAGGCTCAATGAGATAGATATCGCGTTGGATTTTCACGATCTGAAACGGTATACCCAAGAAGTTACCGGTTCTCTCGACCACACGTTTCTCAACGAAATATTCCCCTTTACCGAAAAAAACCCGTCTTCAGAAAATATCGCAAAATGGATCTATGACACACTGAAAAAGAAGATCAACGGTGAATTCGTCCATCTTACGGCGGTGACCGTCTGGGAAT carries:
- the hpt gene encoding hypoxanthine phosphoribosyltransferase → MVTGKPLFSTDQIQQRVRELAESISKDYEGKDLLAVGILRGAFMFHSDLVRSIKIPLTIDFLVTESYAKAETTGEVKVYYDVREDITDKDVLLVEDIVDSGITLSRVRERMLSRKPRSLKTCVFLDKRERREIDVPLDYVGFTIPNEFVVGYGLDYDNRFRNLPYIAVFRKSV
- the queD gene encoding 6-carboxytetrahydropterin synthase QueD, which translates into the protein MFELMVESTFAAAHQLRGYQGKCENFHGHNWKVQVHVSAERLNEIDIALDFHDLKRYTQEVTGSLDHTFLNEIFPFTEKNPSSENIAKWIYDTLKKKINGEFVHLTAVTVWESDTASATYYED